From Achromobacter spanius, a single genomic window includes:
- a CDS encoding LysR family transcriptional regulator: METRHLRYFLAVVDHGSVSRASDWLGIAQPALSQALTRMEKDLGVRLFERSRQGTTPTPAAQAILEDVRASVARIDAAARRAREIGRGSAGQLTVGLVSSALFDTLPRALRQMRKQAPGVRIILREMSNAQQAEALQTGEIDIGLMHTPVAVGGRMRERQLLRDRLVAAVPDEFEVEADGKVSMAQIAQAGLVMYPQAQLPAFYADILDAMRKGGHDAHVNQEASLTLTVLSCVAGGCGVALLPSWIRSMGFRGVRFCEVRDGERLPSFDLSAIWPARSVPTLADLFANLDLGSE, translated from the coding sequence ATGGAAACCAGGCATCTGCGGTACTTCCTGGCGGTGGTGGACCACGGCAGCGTCAGCCGCGCCTCGGACTGGCTGGGCATCGCGCAGCCGGCGCTGAGCCAGGCGTTGACGCGCATGGAGAAAGACCTGGGCGTGCGGCTGTTCGAGCGGTCGCGGCAGGGCACGACGCCCACGCCCGCCGCTCAGGCCATCCTGGAAGACGTGCGCGCCAGCGTCGCGCGCATTGATGCGGCAGCCCGCCGTGCCCGGGAAATCGGACGTGGCAGCGCGGGGCAGTTGACGGTCGGGCTGGTGTCTTCGGCGCTCTTTGACACCTTGCCCCGCGCGCTGCGCCAGATGCGCAAGCAGGCGCCCGGCGTGCGCATCATCCTGCGCGAAATGAGCAACGCCCAACAGGCCGAGGCCTTGCAGACCGGAGAGATCGACATCGGTCTGATGCACACGCCCGTCGCCGTGGGCGGCCGCATGCGCGAACGCCAGCTGCTGCGCGACCGGCTGGTGGCGGCCGTGCCCGACGAATTCGAGGTCGAGGCCGACGGCAAGGTATCGATGGCGCAGATCGCGCAGGCGGGCCTGGTGATGTACCCGCAGGCGCAGTTGCCGGCATTTTATGCGGACATCCTGGACGCCATGCGCAAGGGCGGCCACGATGCGCACGTGAACCAGGAGGCAAGCCTTACGCTGACGGTGCTGTCGTGCGTGGCCGGGGGCTGCGGCGTGGCCTTGCTGCCCAGCTGGATCCGGTCCATGGGATTTCGGGGTGTGCGCTTTTGCGAAGTACGCGATGGAGAACGGCTGCCCAGTTTCGACTTGAGCGCGATCTGGCCGGCGCGTAGCGTGCCCACGCTGGCGGATCTGTTCGCCAACCTGGATCTCGGGTCTGAATAA
- a CDS encoding amidohydrolase family protein, giving the protein MPSPIPGAAVDSHAHVFHQGLALANTRRHTPDYDATLAEYLGLLDAHGMSHGVLVQPSFLGTDNSHLVEALRAAPARLRGVAVVAQDAAESELQVLADAGVVGIRLNLFGLDTPDLRTPAWQALLARVNALGWHVEVHLQAARLDGVLPALLAAGCRIVVDHFGRPDPALGVLDAGFQYLLRQADSGRVWVKLAAPYRNWAAPACAASGRLATQQLLDAYTPERLMWGSDWPHTEHRHLASYPAATQWLDAWIDDPAQRRTVLADTPLRLFQFQGDAP; this is encoded by the coding sequence TTGCCCTCGCCGATCCCAGGCGCCGCCGTCGACAGCCACGCCCACGTGTTTCACCAAGGCCTCGCCTTGGCCAACACGCGCCGCCACACGCCGGACTACGACGCCACGCTGGCCGAATACCTGGGCCTGCTGGACGCGCACGGCATGAGCCACGGCGTCCTGGTGCAGCCAAGTTTCCTGGGCACGGACAACAGCCACCTGGTCGAGGCGCTGCGCGCTGCCCCTGCCCGCCTGCGCGGCGTGGCCGTGGTGGCGCAGGATGCCGCCGAATCCGAATTGCAAGTCCTGGCCGACGCCGGCGTGGTCGGCATCCGTCTGAACCTTTTCGGCCTGGATACGCCCGATCTGCGGACGCCGGCGTGGCAGGCCCTGCTGGCCCGCGTCAATGCGCTGGGTTGGCATGTGGAAGTGCACCTGCAGGCCGCGCGCCTGGATGGCGTGTTGCCGGCCTTGCTGGCGGCCGGCTGCCGCATCGTAGTCGATCATTTTGGCCGCCCGGATCCCGCGCTCGGCGTCCTGGACGCAGGCTTCCAATACTTGCTGCGCCAGGCGGACAGCGGCCGCGTCTGGGTCAAGCTGGCCGCGCCGTACCGCAACTGGGCCGCCCCGGCCTGCGCCGCCTCCGGCCGACTGGCCACGCAGCAACTGCTGGACGCCTACACCCCCGAACGCCTGATGTGGGGCAGCGACTGGCCCCACACCGAACATCGCCACCTGGCGTCCTATCCCGCCGCGACGCAGTGGCTGGACGCCTGGATCGACGACCCCGCCCAACGGCGCACCGTGCTTGCCGACACGCCGTTGCGGCTATTCCAATTCCAAGGAGACGCTCCATGA
- a CDS encoding tripartite tricarboxylate transporter substrate binding protein, translating into MTPLFKRLARRGALFAAAGLLAGAAGAAHAAYPERAVTLVVTYPPGGTVDVVARLIGPKLAAELGQPVVIENRGGAGGMIGGAVVAKAKPDGYTLMLDASNHAQNPALHSKMQFDTLSAFAPVSLLLRVPNVLVVTPSYEVKSVGDLIKLGQPGAKEPVYFASAGPGSAQHLAGELFNLLAKTQLQHVAYKGGGPAMIDVMSGQVPVMFASMGSAWQHVKNGKLRAVAVGGLERSKTAPELPTIAESGVPGYETYEWNAVFAPAGTPPAIVEQVSQALAKVLKDPTIAEQLAGIGAEPIGSTPAELDTFRRAEIEKWQRVVKEAGLKLD; encoded by the coding sequence ATGACCCCTCTGTTCAAACGCCTGGCGCGCCGTGGCGCGCTGTTCGCCGCCGCCGGCCTGCTGGCTGGCGCCGCAGGCGCCGCGCACGCCGCCTACCCCGAACGCGCCGTCACGCTGGTCGTGACCTACCCGCCCGGCGGCACCGTGGACGTGGTTGCCCGCCTGATCGGCCCGAAGCTCGCGGCTGAACTCGGCCAGCCCGTCGTCATCGAAAACCGCGGCGGCGCCGGCGGCATGATCGGCGGCGCGGTCGTCGCCAAGGCCAAGCCCGACGGCTACACGCTGATGCTGGACGCCTCCAACCACGCGCAAAACCCCGCGCTGCACAGCAAGATGCAGTTCGACACGCTGTCGGCCTTCGCGCCCGTGTCGCTGCTGCTGCGCGTGCCCAACGTGCTGGTCGTCACGCCGTCGTATGAAGTGAAGTCGGTCGGCGACCTGATCAAGCTCGGCCAGCCCGGCGCCAAGGAGCCCGTGTATTTCGCGTCGGCCGGTCCCGGTTCCGCCCAGCACCTGGCGGGTGAACTGTTCAACCTGCTGGCCAAGACGCAACTGCAGCACGTCGCGTACAAGGGCGGCGGCCCGGCGATGATCGACGTGATGTCGGGCCAGGTCCCGGTCATGTTCGCAAGCATGGGCTCGGCCTGGCAGCACGTGAAGAACGGCAAGCTGCGCGCCGTGGCCGTCGGCGGCCTGGAACGCTCCAAGACCGCGCCCGAACTGCCCACCATCGCCGAGTCGGGCGTGCCGGGCTACGAAACCTACGAATGGAACGCCGTGTTCGCCCCGGCCGGCACCCCGCCCGCAATTGTCGAGCAGGTGTCGCAGGCGCTGGCCAAGGTGCTGAAGGATCCCACGATCGCCGAACAGCTTGCCGGCATCGGCGCCGAGCCCATCGGCTCCACGCCCGCCGAATTGGACACGTTCCGCCGCGCCGAGATCGAGAAGTGGCAGCGCGTCGTGAAGGAAGCAGGATTGAAGCTGGATTGA
- a CDS encoding RNA-binding S4 domain-containing protein, producing the protein MDKIRLDKWLWAARFYKTRSLASEEIGKGRVFVNGQPAKPAREVGAGDVITVRKEDPAVQVRVVAVSGVRGPAPVARQLYEETPESVAARERAAEMRRLAPEPALGIEAGRPTKRDRRLIDQMRGKS; encoded by the coding sequence ATGGACAAGATCCGGCTCGACAAATGGCTATGGGCCGCGCGCTTCTACAAGACGCGCAGCCTGGCTTCGGAAGAAATCGGCAAGGGCCGCGTGTTCGTCAACGGACAGCCCGCCAAACCCGCGCGCGAAGTCGGCGCGGGCGACGTCATCACGGTCCGCAAGGAAGACCCCGCCGTGCAGGTGCGAGTCGTCGCCGTCAGCGGCGTGCGCGGGCCCGCGCCGGTCGCGCGCCAACTTTACGAAGAGACGCCCGAAAGCGTGGCCGCCCGCGAGCGCGCCGCCGAAATGCGCCGCCTCGCACCGGAGCCGGCGCTGGGTATCGAAGCGGGCCGGCCAACGAAGCGTGACCGGCGTCTCATCGACCAGATGCGGGGCAAATCCTGA
- a CDS encoding translation initiation factor Sui1: protein MKRAATGGLVYSTETGRMCPQCRQPVAQCQCKAAAGKAPAGDGVARVSRETKGRGGKSVTLVRGLALAPDALNALGKQLRTACGSGGTFKDGVIEVQGDHCDRILEALTKQGHRAKRAGG, encoded by the coding sequence ATGAAGCGCGCCGCAACGGGCGGCCTGGTCTATTCCACCGAAACCGGCCGCATGTGCCCGCAGTGCCGTCAGCCGGTCGCGCAATGCCAATGCAAGGCGGCGGCCGGAAAAGCCCCGGCAGGTGACGGCGTGGCGCGAGTCTCGCGCGAAACCAAGGGCCGCGGCGGCAAGAGCGTGACGCTGGTGCGCGGGCTGGCGCTGGCGCCCGACGCATTGAACGCGCTGGGCAAGCAGCTGCGGACCGCGTGCGGTTCGGGCGGCACCTTCAAGGACGGCGTGATCGAGGTGCAGGGCGACCACTGCGACCGCATCCTCGAGGCGTTGACGAAACAGGGCCACCGCGCCAAGCGCGCGGGCGGCTGA
- a CDS encoding DOPA 4,5-dioxygenase family protein — translation MEISVTDVASWHAHVYFDAASRDTAFALRERIVATFDGKMEMGRFHERPVGPHPQWSYQIAFGPEHLAEIATWLTLNHGALDVFMHPNTGHSLRDHRDCAVWIGRSHVLNLAALGG, via the coding sequence ATGGAAATTTCCGTGACCGACGTCGCAAGCTGGCATGCCCATGTGTACTTCGACGCGGCAAGCCGCGACACCGCGTTCGCCCTGCGCGAACGGATCGTCGCGACGTTTGACGGCAAGATGGAAATGGGGCGATTCCATGAGCGCCCCGTGGGTCCGCATCCGCAATGGAGCTACCAGATTGCCTTCGGCCCGGAACATCTGGCCGAGATCGCCACGTGGCTTACGCTGAACCACGGCGCGCTGGATGTATTCATGCACCCGAACACCGGCCATTCGCTGCGCGACCATCGCGATTGCGCGGTGTGGATCGGGCGCAGCCATGTGTTGAACCTGGCTGCGCTGGGCGGCTGA
- the ppk2 gene encoding polyphosphate kinase 2: MTDKTSQAPDQDAPAAPAKRSASGQGAAKRMASARRAPAKRAVKGVVKGEATPAGVAGAGIGPAVEPALELRKRVAARQDAARQETAAVLADIASRYTVGNPGEAHEALRTVIDALSPDDAQAVHRALLDANRQTPGVRRNPDDELAGDWREGVYPYRHRMLRRNYEKQKYKLQVELLKLQAWVKATGQRVVILFEGRDAAGKGGTIKRMMEHLNPRGARVVALEKPSDTEKGQWYFQRYVQHLPTAGEIVMFDRSWYNRAGVERVMGFCSQDEYLAFLRQTPDFERHLVSSGITLIKLWFSVSQEEQRSRFQQRKVHPLKQWKLSPVDLASLDKWDDYTRAKEAMFAHTDTADAPWIVVKSDCKKRARLNAMRYVLSRLPYEGKSDDPQMAMDALIVGRAL; encoded by the coding sequence ATGACCGACAAGACATCCCAAGCCCCCGATCAAGACGCCCCGGCGGCACCCGCCAAGCGGTCCGCCAGCGGCCAGGGCGCCGCCAAGCGCATGGCCAGCGCCCGCCGCGCGCCCGCCAAGCGCGCCGTGAAGGGTGTAGTCAAGGGTGAAGCGACGCCGGCCGGGGTTGCAGGCGCGGGCATCGGCCCCGCCGTTGAGCCGGCCCTTGAATTGCGCAAGCGCGTGGCGGCGCGGCAGGACGCGGCGCGGCAGGAGACCGCGGCGGTGCTGGCCGATATCGCCAGCCGCTACACGGTGGGCAACCCGGGCGAGGCCCACGAGGCCCTGCGCACCGTCATCGATGCGCTGTCGCCCGACGATGCGCAAGCCGTGCACCGCGCGCTGCTCGACGCCAACCGGCAGACGCCCGGCGTGCGGCGCAATCCCGACGACGAACTGGCGGGCGATTGGCGCGAGGGCGTCTATCCGTATCGCCACCGCATGCTGCGGCGCAATTACGAAAAGCAGAAGTACAAGCTGCAGGTCGAACTGCTGAAGCTGCAGGCGTGGGTCAAGGCCACCGGGCAGCGCGTGGTGATCCTGTTCGAGGGGCGCGACGCCGCGGGCAAGGGCGGCACGATCAAGCGCATGATGGAACACCTGAATCCGCGCGGCGCGCGCGTGGTCGCGCTGGAAAAGCCGTCCGACACCGAAAAGGGCCAGTGGTACTTCCAGCGCTACGTGCAGCACCTGCCAACCGCCGGCGAAATCGTCATGTTCGATCGCTCCTGGTACAACCGTGCCGGCGTCGAACGCGTGATGGGTTTTTGCTCGCAGGACGAATATCTGGCGTTCCTGCGCCAGACGCCCGATTTCGAGCGCCATCTGGTCAGCAGCGGCATCACGCTGATCAAGCTCTGGTTCTCGGTCAGCCAGGAAGAGCAGCGCAGCCGCTTCCAGCAACGCAAGGTGCATCCGCTCAAGCAATGGAAGCTGAGCCCGGTGGACCTGGCATCGCTGGACAAGTGGGACGACTACACGCGCGCCAAGGAAGCCATGTTTGCCCACACCGACACCGCCGATGCGCCGTGGATCGTGGTCAAGTCCGACTGCAAGAAGCGCGCCCGCCTGAACGCCATGCGCTACGTGTTGAGCCGCCTGCCGTACGAGGGCAAGAGCGACGACCCGCAGATGGCGATGGATGCGCTGATCGTGGGCCGCGCGCTGTAG
- a CDS encoding trans-sulfuration enzyme family protein, whose amino-acid sequence MTDPAQQGFATRAIHLGYDPLEEQGALSPPLYLTSTYTQDSIEAFDRIRLGEAQGYVYGRTRNPTQALLEERLASLEGAEAGVVTASGMAAISATLFSLLQSGDEIVVDQIVYGTAFTLFTQGLSRFGVRAVFADFTQPQSVAAAIGPKTRAVYFETPANPNLRLVDIAAISAIARGKGLLTIVDNTFATPVLQRPLEHGADIVLHSATKYLGGHGDLLAGAVLGRKQHIDAIRLQGLRYFTGATLSPFTAFLVLRGIKTLELRVQRHSESALRVAKLLREHPAVADVFYPGLAGTAGADIAQRQQAAGGGLVAFELKGGLVAGKTLLNSLKLARIAVSLGDPETLIQHPASMTHASYSAEDRERYGLSEGLLRLSVGLETPEDILADLKQGLDRV is encoded by the coding sequence ATGACCGACCCCGCGCAGCAGGGCTTTGCGACCCGCGCCATCCACCTGGGCTATGACCCCTTGGAAGAACAGGGCGCGCTGTCGCCGCCGTTGTATCTGACGTCCACCTATACGCAGGACAGCATCGAGGCCTTCGACCGGATCCGGCTCGGCGAAGCCCAAGGCTACGTCTATGGCCGCACGCGCAATCCGACGCAGGCGCTGCTGGAAGAGCGGCTGGCGTCGCTGGAAGGCGCCGAGGCCGGCGTGGTGACGGCGTCGGGCATGGCGGCCATCTCGGCCACCCTTTTCTCGCTGTTGCAAAGCGGGGACGAGATCGTGGTCGACCAGATCGTCTACGGCACGGCCTTCACGCTGTTCACCCAGGGGCTGTCCCGATTCGGCGTGCGCGCCGTGTTCGCGGATTTCACGCAGCCGCAGTCCGTGGCCGCTGCCATCGGTCCCAAGACCCGGGCGGTGTATTTCGAGACCCCCGCCAATCCGAACCTGCGCCTCGTGGACATTGCGGCCATCTCGGCCATCGCGCGCGGCAAGGGGCTGCTGACCATCGTCGACAACACCTTCGCCACGCCGGTGTTGCAGCGCCCGCTGGAGCACGGCGCGGACATCGTGCTGCATTCGGCCACCAAATACCTGGGCGGGCACGGCGACCTGCTGGCGGGCGCCGTGCTGGGCCGCAAGCAGCACATCGACGCCATCCGGCTGCAAGGTCTGCGGTATTTCACGGGCGCGACGCTGTCGCCGTTCACGGCCTTTCTTGTGCTGCGCGGGATCAAGACGCTGGAGCTGCGCGTGCAGCGCCATAGCGAATCCGCGCTGAGGGTGGCCAAGTTGCTGCGCGAGCATCCGGCGGTGGCCGACGTGTTCTATCCGGGCCTGGCTGGCACGGCGGGGGCCGACATTGCGCAGCGCCAGCAGGCGGCGGGCGGCGGCCTGGTGGCTTTCGAGCTGAAAGGCGGTCTGGTGGCCGGCAAGACGCTCTTGAATAGCCTGAAGCTGGCGCGCATCGCCGTCAGCCTGGGCGATCCCGAGACGCTGATCCAGCATCCGGCGTCGATGACGCATGCCAGCTACTCGGCCGAGGATCGCGAGCGCTATGGCCTGTCCGAAGGCCTGCTGCGGCTGTCGGTCGGGCTGGAAACGCCCGAGGACATTCTGGCGGATCTCAAGCAGGGTCTGGATCGGGTGTAG
- a CDS encoding methionine ABC transporter permease: MSLPMLDKYLQAFLQTLTMVSISAAIAIATGLALAVVLTVTAPGNLYPRPRFNKALSITVNTFRAIPFIILLVAMLPFTRFLVGTTLGTWAAIVPLSANLIPFFARIAQVSLNDVDHGLVEAARAMGCRRWHIVRHVLLPEALPGIIGGMTVSVIAMINASAMAGAVGAGGLGDLAIRYGYERYETRVMFEVIVILIALVSIVQFTGEWLSRRADHKR, encoded by the coding sequence ATGTCGCTACCGATGCTTGACAAGTACCTGCAGGCGTTTCTGCAGACCCTGACGATGGTGAGCATTTCCGCCGCCATTGCCATCGCGACCGGCCTGGCGCTGGCCGTGGTGCTGACCGTCACCGCGCCAGGCAATCTCTACCCGCGTCCGCGTTTCAACAAGGCGCTGTCGATCACGGTGAACACGTTCCGCGCCATCCCGTTCATCATCCTGCTGGTCGCGATGCTGCCGTTTACCCGCTTTCTGGTGGGCACGACGCTGGGCACCTGGGCGGCCATCGTGCCGCTGTCGGCGAACCTGATTCCATTCTTTGCGCGCATTGCGCAGGTCAGTCTGAACGACGTGGACCACGGTCTGGTCGAGGCGGCGCGCGCCATGGGCTGCCGGCGCTGGCACATCGTGCGCCACGTGCTGCTGCCCGAGGCTCTGCCTGGCATCATCGGCGGCATGACGGTCAGCGTCATCGCCATGATCAACGCGTCTGCGATGGCCGGCGCGGTGGGGGCGGGCGGCCTGGGCGACCTGGCGATCCGTTACGGCTACGAGCGTTACGAAACCCGGGTGATGTTTGAGGTGATCGTCATCCTGATCGCGCTGGTGTCGATCGTGCAATTCACCGGCGAGTGGCTGTCGCGCCGCGCCGACCACAAGCGGTGA
- a CDS encoding methionine ABC transporter ATP-binding protein, producing MQRELSLAADAAGAAQSPARDAHIVFEGLQKRYQGPAGPVAALSDVSFSIARGEVFGIIGRSGAGKSTLLRSINMLERPSAGRVRVDGVDVGCLDEDALVGLRRRIGMIFQHFNLLSAKTVAENVALPLRVAGVKPTAARARVDALLDMVGLRDKADVYPAKLSGGQKQRVGIARALVHEPEILLCDEATSALDPETTQSILGLLLDINRKLGLTVVLITHDMAVIREVCHNVLVLDGGRNVELGEVWRVFGNPQADATRALLRPLQHDLPADLAARLVPDLQGRPGVAVLRLRFTGQGRPDGVSLQALAAMGPGATLLHGGLDRLRGHAQGSLLVSVPAHALQEEAARAVLVADQIKVLGYVATDA from the coding sequence ATGCAACGCGAACTTTCCCTGGCCGCGGACGCGGCCGGCGCAGCGCAATCGCCGGCGCGCGACGCGCACATCGTGTTCGAAGGCCTGCAGAAGCGGTATCAAGGGCCCGCGGGCCCCGTCGCGGCGCTGTCGGATGTGTCGTTCTCGATTGCGCGCGGCGAGGTGTTCGGCATCATCGGCCGCAGCGGCGCGGGCAAGTCGACGCTGCTGCGCTCGATCAACATGCTGGAACGCCCCAGCGCCGGCCGCGTGCGCGTGGACGGCGTGGACGTGGGCTGCCTGGACGAGGATGCGCTCGTCGGCCTGCGCCGCCGGATCGGCATGATCTTCCAGCACTTCAATTTGCTGTCCGCCAAGACGGTGGCCGAGAACGTCGCGCTGCCGCTGCGCGTGGCAGGCGTAAAGCCCACCGCCGCGCGGGCGCGGGTGGACGCGCTATTGGACATGGTGGGCCTGCGGGACAAGGCCGACGTATATCCGGCCAAGCTGTCCGGCGGCCAGAAGCAGCGCGTGGGCATCGCGCGCGCGCTGGTCCACGAGCCGGAGATCCTGCTGTGCGACGAGGCGACCTCCGCGCTGGACCCCGAGACCACACAGTCGATTCTGGGCCTGCTGCTGGACATCAACCGCAAGCTGGGCCTGACCGTCGTGCTGATCACGCACGACATGGCCGTGATCCGCGAGGTCTGCCACAACGTGCTCGTGCTGGACGGCGGCCGCAACGTCGAGCTGGGCGAGGTGTGGCGCGTGTTCGGCAACCCGCAGGCGGATGCCACGCGCGCGCTGCTGCGGCCGCTGCAACACGACCTGCCCGCGGACCTGGCGGCCCGGCTGGTGCCGGACCTGCAAGGGCGCCCCGGCGTCGCCGTGCTGCGCCTGCGCTTCACCGGACAAGGCCGGCCAGATGGCGTGTCGCTGCAGGCGCTGGCCGCGATGGGGCCGGGCGCGACGCTGCTGCATGGCGGGCTGGACCGGCTGCGCGGCCATGCGCAGGGCAGTCTGCTGGTGTCGGTGCCCGCGCATGCTTTACAGGAAGAGGCCGCGCGTGCCGTGCTGGTGGCCGATCAGATCAAGGTGCTGGGTTATGTCGCTACCGATGCTTGA
- a CDS encoding MetQ/NlpA family ABC transporter substrate-binding protein — protein sequence MFHGPAFSADPKPLKVGVRGGVDEQIWEVVTQVAKKNGLAVEPVVITGTASPNEALNNGDLEANAFQHIPFLNDQIKQRGYKLVPVANTLISPIAFYSKKYKSLKELPDGAKVGIPNDPSNQTRALVILRDQGLITLKDGFDPATGTATLADVTSNPKKLNFVESASVVLARSLPDVDTAAIVNSFAYQAGLIATRDGIAVEKKENNPYVNIIVVREKDKDAPWVPALVKAYHSEEVRQFILTKFEGSVIPVF from the coding sequence ATGTTCCATGGCCCGGCGTTCTCGGCAGACCCGAAGCCGCTCAAGGTCGGCGTGCGCGGCGGGGTGGACGAGCAGATCTGGGAAGTGGTGACGCAGGTGGCCAAGAAAAACGGCCTGGCCGTCGAGCCCGTCGTCATCACCGGCACCGCCAGCCCGAACGAGGCGCTGAACAACGGCGACCTGGAGGCCAATGCCTTCCAGCACATTCCCTTCCTGAACGATCAGATCAAGCAGCGCGGCTACAAGCTGGTGCCCGTCGCCAACACCCTGATCTCGCCCATCGCGTTCTATTCCAAGAAATACAAGTCGCTCAAGGAATTGCCGGATGGCGCGAAGGTGGGCATTCCCAATGACCCCAGCAACCAGACGCGCGCGCTGGTCATCCTGCGCGACCAGGGCCTGATCACGCTGAAGGACGGGTTCGATCCGGCCACCGGCACCGCCACGCTGGCCGACGTGACGTCCAATCCCAAGAAGCTCAACTTCGTGGAAAGCGCATCGGTCGTGCTGGCGCGCTCGCTGCCTGACGTGGACACCGCCGCCATCGTCAACAGCTTTGCTTACCAGGCCGGACTGATCGCCACGCGCGACGGCATCGCGGTCGAGAAAAAAGAGAACAACCCCTACGTGAACATCATCGTCGTGCGCGAGAAGGACAAGGACGCGCCGTGGGTGCCCGCGCTGGTCAAGGCGTATCACTCCGAAGAAGTGCGCCAGTTCATCCTGACCAAGTTCGAAGGCTCGGTGATTCCGGTCTTCTAA
- a CDS encoding CopD family protein → MTYQLLKMAHVAAAVAWLCGSLFVALFLLTSQPQDGEDAPKERKMLHALRRWTLFVTTPAMVITWLIGLHLAVTFGWFAMNWIWIKLAFALSLSGLLGMQSASLRRMAGGSGKRPLLIDLQAPYVVLTATAIVTLVVVKPF, encoded by the coding sequence ATGACATACCAACTCCTCAAGATGGCCCACGTCGCGGCCGCCGTGGCGTGGCTTTGCGGCTCGCTCTTCGTTGCCCTGTTCCTTCTGACCTCGCAGCCGCAGGACGGCGAAGACGCGCCGAAGGAACGCAAGATGCTTCACGCACTGCGCCGCTGGACGCTCTTTGTCACCACGCCCGCCATGGTCATCACCTGGCTCATCGGCCTGCATCTGGCCGTGACGTTCGGGTGGTTCGCGATGAACTGGATCTGGATCAAGCTGGCCTTTGCGCTGAGCCTGTCGGGGTTGCTCGGCATGCAAAGCGCATCGCTGCGGCGCATGGCCGGCGGCAGCGGCAAGCGTCCGCTCTTGATCGATCTGCAGGCGCCCTATGTCGTGTTGACGGCGACAGCCATCGTGACGCTGGTCGTGGTCAAACCGTTCTGA
- the blaAMZ gene encoding AMZ family class C beta-lactamase has protein sequence MNTRRRFCAGLLCAGLFAAVSGPALGRSELPYIDSVVNEAARAVMRQHDIAGMVIAVTHQGRQRFYTYGVESLETRRAVNRDTLFELGSISKTFTATLATYAQAKGQLTLTDSPARFVPELAGTEFAKLTLVNLGTHTTGGFPLQVPDDVRDNAQLMQYLKAWKPEHAPGTYRSYANPSIGMLGVVAAASLKQPFAQAMEKDLFPKLGLSSTYIDVPASKASRYAQGYNKQGAPVRVNPGVLAAEAYGVKSSARDMLRFVEAGMDMDVLDKDIRRALADTHVGYYQVGGMTQDMAWEQFPYPVALDTLLTANAGTLNSQSHPAQALQPPLAPQGETWINKTGSTNGFGAYVAFVPARKLGIVILANRNYPNVARVRLAAEILGAVDKQPAPARAAR, from the coding sequence ATGAACACCCGTAGACGCTTCTGCGCCGGCCTGCTTTGCGCCGGCCTTTTTGCCGCCGTGTCTGGTCCCGCCCTCGGCCGCTCTGAATTGCCCTACATCGACAGCGTCGTGAACGAGGCGGCCCGCGCGGTCATGCGGCAGCACGACATCGCGGGCATGGTGATCGCCGTCACGCATCAGGGCCGCCAGCGTTTCTATACCTACGGCGTCGAATCGCTGGAAACGCGGCGCGCGGTCAATAGGGATACGCTCTTCGAGCTGGGGTCGATCAGCAAGACCTTCACCGCGACGCTTGCCACCTATGCGCAGGCCAAGGGCCAGTTGACGCTGACGGATAGTCCGGCGCGGTTCGTGCCTGAGCTTGCCGGGACCGAGTTCGCCAAGCTGACGCTGGTGAACCTTGGCACGCACACCACGGGCGGCTTTCCGTTGCAGGTGCCCGACGACGTGCGCGACAACGCGCAGTTGATGCAATACCTGAAAGCATGGAAGCCCGAACACGCGCCCGGCACGTATCGCTCGTATGCCAATCCCAGCATCGGCATGCTGGGCGTTGTGGCCGCCGCGAGCCTGAAGCAGCCGTTTGCGCAGGCGATGGAGAAGGACCTGTTTCCGAAGTTGGGCCTGTCCAGCACGTACATCGACGTGCCCGCGTCCAAGGCGTCGCGCTATGCGCAGGGCTACAACAAGCAGGGCGCGCCGGTGCGCGTGAATCCCGGTGTGCTGGCGGCCGAGGCCTATGGCGTCAAATCCAGCGCGCGCGACATGCTGCGCTTCGTCGAAGCCGGCATGGACATGGACGTGCTGGATAAGGACATCCGCCGCGCCCTCGCGGATACCCACGTGGGCTATTACCAGGTGGGCGGGATGACGCAAGACATGGCGTGGGAACAGTTTCCGTATCCGGTGGCGCTGGACACGCTGCTGACGGCCAACGCCGGCACGCTGAACAGCCAGAGCCATCCCGCCCAGGCGCTGCAGCCGCCTTTGGCGCCGCAGGGCGAGACCTGGATCAACAAGACGGGATCGACCAATGGGTTTGGCGCCTACGTGGCGTTCGTGCCCGCGCGCAAGCTGGGCATCGTCATCCTGGCCAACCGCAATTATCCGAACGTAGCGCGCGTGCGGTTGGCGGCGGAGATTCTCGGCGCGGTGGACAAGCAGCCGGCGCCGGCCCGCGCCGCGCGTTGA